The Toxotes jaculatrix isolate fToxJac2 chromosome 21, fToxJac2.pri, whole genome shotgun sequence genome includes a region encoding these proteins:
- the cops3 gene encoding COP9 signalosome complex subunit 3 produces the protein MASALEQFVNNVRQLSAQGQMTQLCELINKSGELLAKNLSHLDTVLGALDIQEHSLGVLAVLFVKFSMPNIPDFETLFSQVQLFISTCNGEHIRYATDTFAGLCHQLTNALVERKQPLRGVVVLKQAIDKMQMNTNQLTSVHADLCQLCLLAKCFKPALPFLELDMMDICKENGAYDAKHFLCYYYYGGMIYTGLKNFERALYFYEQAITTPAMAVSHIMLEAYKKYILVSLILHGKVQQLPKYTSQIVGRFIKPLSNAYHELAQVYTTNNPAELRSLVNKHSETFTRDNNTGLVKQCLSSLYKKNIQRLTKTFLTLSLQDMASRVQLSGPQEAEKYVLHMIEDGEIYASINQKDGMVCFHDNPEKYNNPAMLHKIDQEMLKCIELDEKLKSMDQEITVNPQFVQKSMGSQEDDVGSKTSSYS, from the exons ATGGCTTCAGCCTTGGAGCAGTTTGTGAACAATGTGCGGCAGCTCTCCGCTCAAG gccaGATGACTCAGCTGTGCGAGTTGATCAACAAAAGTGGGGAGCTGCTGGCCAAAAATCTGTCCCACCTGGACACGGTGCTGGGGGCCTTGGACATCCAGGAGCACTCCCTGGGCGTGCTGGCTGTGCT ATTTGTGAAGTTCTCCATGCCAAACATCCCTGACTTTGAGACGCTCTTCTCCCAAGTCCAGCTTTTCATCAGTACCTGCAATGGGGAGCACATTAGATATGCAACAGACACTT TTGCTGGTCTCTGCCACCAGTTGACAAACGCCCTTGTAGAGCGGAAACAG CCATTGAGGGGTGTCGTCGTCCTAAAACAGGCAATAGACAAAATGCAGATGAACACAAACCAACTTACCTCAGTTCATGCAGACCTGTGTCAG CTGTGCTTGTTAGCAAAGTGCTTCAAGCCCGCCCTGCCCTTCTTGGAGCTGGACATGATGGACATCTGTAAGGAGAATGGAGCCTACGACGCAAAGCACTTTTTATGTTACTACTACTATGGTGGCATGATCTACACGGGCCTCAAAAACTTCGAAAGAGCACTGTATTTTTATGAACAG GCAATAACCACTCCAGCCATGGCAGTGAGCCACATCATGTTGGAAGCCTATAAGAAATACATCCTGGTGTCACTCATTCTCCACGGCAAAGTGCAACAGCTGCCCAAATACACCTCACAAATAGTAGGGAGGTTCATCAAG CCCCTGAGCAACGCATACCACGAGTTAGCTCAGGTTTATACCACCAACAACCCGGCCGAGCTGCGCAGCCTGGTCAATAAACACAGTGAGACCTTCACACGAGACAACAACACAGGCCTGGTCAAACAGTGCCTCTCCTCCCTCTACAAGAAGAACATCCAGAGGCTAACAAAG ACCTTCCTGACACTGTCTTTGCAAGACATGGCGAGTCGAGTGCAGCTGTCAGGCCCCCAGGAAGCAGAGAAATACGTCTTACACATG ATTGAAGATGGTGAGATCTACGCTAGCATTAACCAAAAGGATGGTATGGTCTGCTTCCATGACAACCCAGAAAAATACAACAACCCAGCAATGCTCCACAAAATTGACCAAGAG atGTTGAAATGTATAGAGCTGGATGAGAAACTAAAGTCTATGGATCAAGAAATCACAGTAAACCCACAATTTGTGCAGAAG agtATGGGATCGCAGGAGGACGATGTTGGTAGCAAAACATCAAGTTACTCCTGA
- the LOC121201261 gene encoding 5'(3')-deoxyribonucleotidase, mitochondrial-like yields MLLFGTTRLLGRGKTLLRDPFKRICGNMSSTSLSGKRLRVLVDMDGVLADFEGGFLKKYRARYPEEPYISLDDRRGFWVSTQYGQLRSDLCEKAISIWESKNFFMELEPLPGGVEAVKEMAKMDNTDVFICTSPIKHYKHCPYEKYAWVEKHLGHDFLEQVILTRDKTLISGDILIDDKPDILGVEPKPAWEHILFTACHNKHLSISSSQKRLLSWSDDWRAILDSKRQ; encoded by the exons ATGTTGCTGTTCGGCACAACACGCCTACTCGGAAGAGGGAAAACTTTGCTCCGTGATCCGTTTAAGAGGATTTGCGGAAACATGTCGTCCACCTCTCTATCAGGTAAAAGACTGCGGGTTCTGGTTGACATGGACGGGGTCCTGGCGGACTTCGAGGGGGGTTTTTTGAAGAAGTACCGAGCCAGGTACCCGGAGGAGCCCTACATCTCCTTGGATGACAGGAGGGGGTTTTGGGTGTCAACGCAGTATGGGCAGCTGAGGAGTGACCTGTGT GAAAAAGCCATCAGTATATGGGAGTCCAAAAACTTCTTCATGGAGCTGGAGCCCCTGCCAGGTGGAGTGGAGGCAGTCAAGGAGATGGCCAAGATGGATAA cacagatgtCTTTATTTGCACCAGCCCTATAAAGCATTATAAACACTGCCCATATGAGAAG TATGCTTGGGTGGAGAAGCATTTGGGCCATGACTTTCTGGAGCAGGTCATCCTGACCAGGGACAAGACATTAATCTCTGGAGACATACTCATCGATGACAAGCCAGACATTCTAG GCGTGGAGCCCAAACCAGCGTGGGAGCACATCCTGTTTACCGCCTGCCACAACAAGCATCTATCCATCAGCTCCTCCCAGAAACGTCTCCTGTCTTGGTCAGACGACTGGAGGGCCATCCTGGACAGCAAGAGGCAGTGA